In the genome of Acidobacteriota bacterium, the window AGACGGCGTATACAAATCGGATCTGGTTGTGAAGTTTATCAATTCGCTGATGTACGGCGGCGAAAAATCCGCCGCGGAAAACATTTTCTATACGGCGATGAAGCAGGTTGAGGTGAAGGCGCAGACCGATGCGCTCACCGTATTCAAGAAGGCGCTTGAGAACATCAAGCCGGTGATGGAAGTTAAAACCCGCCGCGTCGGCGGTGCCAACTACCAGATTCCGGTGGAGGTCGGGCCGGACCGCCGCGTCAGCCTGGGCATTCGTTGGCTGATCAGCTTTGCCCGCGCGCGCAGCGAAAAAGGCATGATCGATAAGCTCGCTGGAGAGTTGCTCGATGCCTTCAATAACAAGGGTTCTGCCGTAAAGAAGAAGGAAGATACCCACCGCATGGCCGACGCGAACCGCGCGTTTGCGCATTATCGCTGGTAACTTTTTTCAGTTCGAATTAGATCGCAGGCGCGAGCTGAGGCCGTGCCGGTCGGTTGCCATATGCGCTTTCTGAACCAGTCTAAATCGCAGTTGAGCAATACGTACGAGCGCGAATCGGATAGCAGCAATCTAATTTTGCAAGGAGTATTTCCCGCTAGCACCACCCCCGGAGCCGGAACCGAAATTTTATGCCACGCTCGCACCCATTAGAGAAGACGCGCAACATCGGCATCATGGCGCACATTGATGCTGGTAAGACCACTACCACTGAGCGCATCCTCTTCTATACCGGAATCACCCACCGCATCGGTGAGGTGCATGACGGCACCGCGACCATGGACTACATGGCACAGGAGCAGGAGCGTGGCATCACCATCACCTCCGCTGCCACGACCTGTTTCTGGCGCGATATTCGCGTCAACATTATTGATACGCCCGGCCACGTGGACTTCACGGCGGAAGTGGAGCGTTCGCTGCGCGTGCTCGATGGCGCAGTCGCCGTGTTTGATGCGGTGGCCGGTGTGCAGCCACAGT includes:
- a CDS encoding 30S ribosomal protein S7; amino-acid sequence: MPRKGHIARRVINPDGVYKSDLVVKFINSLMYGGEKSAAENIFYTAMKQVEVKAQTDALTVFKKALENIKPVMEVKTRRVGGANYQIPVEVGPDRRVSLGIRWLISFARARSEKGMIDKLAGELLDAFNNKGSAVKKKEDTHRMADANRAFAHYRW